From a single Candidatus Melainabacteria bacterium genomic region:
- a CDS encoding DUF1800 domain-containing protein, with translation MKCEDQLEPEADSLTAPTNISRRNILKTAAFFAGAASLSGCEHLVSSVTENMGEVIPAHVGVSTAHNIDPAFHLLSRAAYGPWPGDIDRLKKMGTTAWIEEQLNPEKIDDSACRLRSGRFESVHLDPGTTFEYKKPVIKEELIRHALLQSVYSKRQLHEVMVEFWTDHLNIDVNKGDCIYMKGSDDRLVIRKHALGNFYDLIQASAISPAMLVYLDGNQNKKGKPDDIPNENYGRELLELHTLGVSGGYTQKDVFEAARCLTGWRIHDSWQRGKVYFDPQLHDDGAKVVLGQEIAAGGGEKDLQRLVEIACAHPSTAKHIASKLVRRFVSDDPPASLVDQVGQIFTSTRGDIKAMVRCILLSAEFKNSAGSKIKRPFQYIVTCLRSLGADTYAHSELVEYLTRMGQGPFQYPTPDGYPDEPKPWLGTLLWRWNFALALVNKKVPTVEVSLEKLASAIYPNAAEEVSAAHLMPHFVGRLASQSEIDVLQNYVGKTADKNAHLSQLVGLILSSPAFQRC, from the coding sequence ATGAAGTGCGAAGATCAATTAGAACCTGAAGCGGATTCGCTGACTGCACCGACAAACATCAGTCGCAGGAACATTCTGAAGACGGCAGCATTTTTCGCAGGGGCAGCCAGTCTATCCGGCTGCGAGCATCTGGTCAGCAGCGTCACCGAAAACATGGGAGAAGTCATACCCGCGCATGTTGGCGTCTCTACTGCACACAACATAGACCCGGCATTCCACTTGCTCTCTAGAGCGGCATACGGACCCTGGCCCGGCGACATTGACCGACTCAAGAAGATGGGCACCACAGCGTGGATTGAAGAGCAACTGAACCCGGAGAAAATAGACGATAGCGCCTGCCGATTACGCAGCGGCAGGTTCGAATCAGTTCACCTCGATCCCGGAACCACATTCGAATACAAAAAGCCCGTGATCAAAGAAGAACTGATAAGACATGCTCTCTTGCAGTCTGTATACAGCAAGCGACAGTTGCATGAGGTGATGGTTGAATTCTGGACGGACCACCTCAATATAGATGTCAACAAAGGCGATTGCATTTACATGAAAGGTTCCGACGACCGCCTGGTAATTCGAAAACACGCGCTCGGAAATTTCTATGATTTGATTCAAGCATCAGCTATTTCGCCGGCCATGCTCGTTTACCTCGATGGAAATCAAAACAAGAAGGGAAAACCAGATGACATACCTAACGAGAATTATGGGCGCGAGTTGCTCGAACTGCACACTCTGGGCGTGAGTGGTGGGTATACCCAGAAGGATGTCTTTGAAGCAGCACGGTGCTTAACAGGCTGGAGAATACACGACAGCTGGCAACGCGGCAAAGTATACTTCGATCCTCAGCTTCATGATGACGGCGCAAAAGTTGTACTGGGACAAGAAATTGCTGCCGGTGGCGGCGAGAAAGACTTGCAACGACTGGTTGAAATTGCCTGTGCGCATCCGTCAACGGCAAAGCACATAGCAAGCAAGCTGGTGCGGCGATTTGTTTCGGACGATCCACCTGCATCTCTTGTCGATCAGGTCGGACAGATATTTACGAGCACCAGGGGCGATATCAAAGCTATGGTGCGCTGTATACTCCTTTCTGCTGAATTCAAGAATTCCGCAGGCAGCAAAATCAAGCGTCCGTTCCAGTACATTGTCACTTGCTTGCGCAGTCTCGGCGCTGACACGTACGCCCATTCAGAGCTAGTCGAGTATTTGACGAGAATGGGTCAGGGTCCTTTCCAATACCCCACTCCGGATGGGTATCCAGATGAACCAAAACCCTGGCTTGGCACGCTGCTCTGGCGTTGGAATTTCGCCCTCGCCCTGGTCAATAAAAAAGTTCCCACTGTCGAAGTCTCCCTTGAAAAATTGGCTTCCGCTATTTATCCAAACGCCGCCGAAGAAGTCTCAGCTGCACACCTGATGCCTCATTTTGTCGGACGTCTCGCCAGTCAATCCGAAATCGACGTTCTGCAAAATTACGTAGGAAAAACAGCCGACAAAAATGCCCACCTCTCACAGTTGGTTGGTCTGATCCTTTCATCACCTGCATTCCAGAGGTGTTAA
- a CDS encoding DUF1501 domain-containing protein, whose translation MSKTSRRTFLKSIAFGNEKSSPANDKILVSIFLRGGADTLNMFVPYADADYYKQRPTIAIPPPHKSEPNRDAALKLNDLYAVHPRLKPILPIYQDGRLAIIQSVGSDNPTGSHFDTQDQVEHGEAYGKKLGGGWLGRHLRLHGKNNQTPLSAVSIGTSICESLSGAPNVCALGSLDEIKLQIKPDESRSLLDSLSALYGSEIGILSEPGKETIQLLHKVQSIHNGQYRPEYDAVYGDDQFSRGMKEIARLIKANVGMQAACIDFGGWDTHFVQGSSEGLQANNIDILGKGLAAFDRDISKYRNRVTTIVMTEFGRRTYENGSLGTDHGQGSAVMIIGGGVKGGRFYGEWTGVADQDVDILGPSGLRIKYDYRAVLQEVLSGLLNNRNAHKVFPDLSAPLIGFAPPITA comes from the coding sequence ATGTCTAAAACAAGCAGACGAACATTTCTGAAGTCAATTGCTTTTGGCAATGAAAAATCATCGCCCGCAAACGACAAGATTCTTGTCAGCATCTTTCTCAGAGGTGGCGCCGACACTCTGAACATGTTCGTTCCCTATGCCGATGCGGATTATTACAAACAGCGACCCACAATAGCCATTCCGCCGCCGCACAAATCTGAACCGAACAGGGATGCAGCGCTAAAGCTGAATGATTTATATGCTGTGCATCCCAGACTGAAACCAATCTTGCCAATTTATCAAGACGGGCGACTGGCGATTATCCAGTCAGTTGGCTCAGACAATCCCACAGGTTCTCACTTCGACACGCAAGATCAGGTAGAGCATGGCGAAGCATACGGCAAGAAACTAGGCGGTGGTTGGCTTGGCCGACATCTGAGACTGCACGGAAAGAATAATCAGACGCCACTGTCAGCAGTATCAATTGGAACAAGCATTTGCGAATCATTGAGCGGGGCACCCAACGTTTGTGCTCTCGGTTCTCTTGACGAAATCAAATTGCAAATAAAACCCGACGAGAGCCGCTCACTGCTTGACTCACTATCAGCTTTATACGGATCTGAAATAGGCATTCTTAGTGAACCGGGTAAAGAAACTATTCAGCTCTTGCATAAAGTTCAGTCAATCCATAACGGACAGTACCGACCAGAATACGATGCCGTATATGGAGACGATCAATTTTCCAGAGGCATGAAGGAAATAGCAAGATTGATCAAAGCCAACGTGGGAATGCAAGCAGCCTGTATAGACTTCGGCGGATGGGACACGCATTTCGTGCAAGGGTCTTCTGAAGGACTGCAAGCAAACAACATCGACATCTTAGGTAAAGGGCTGGCGGCCTTCGATAGAGACATCTCCAAATACCGAAATCGAGTCACCACCATCGTCATGACTGAATTTGGTCGGCGCACTTACGAAAACGGCTCACTTGGCACCGATCACGGACAGGGCTCGGCCGTAATGATCATCGGCGGCGGCGTAAAGGGCGGTAGATTCTATGGAGAGTGGACAGGTGTGGCGGACCAGGACGTAGACATCCTTGGTCCCAGTGGTCTGCGTATAAAGTATGATTATCGCGCCGTGTTGCAAGAAGTACTCAGCGGTCTTTTAAACAATCGCAATGCTCACAAAGTTTTTCCTGATCTAAGTGCACCACTGATCGGATTTGCTCCTCCAATCACTGCCTGA
- a CDS encoding caspase family protein, which translates to MLQGRKNAVALLAVFLPGVLSVASASSLAASQPVRTPESQAASKGAAVAPTIVPAAAQVEAAISDTTRPVRDKWAVVVGLTQFANAKIPKLRYATEDAKAFYQYLTTEANFSPDHVRLLLNEKATQRRVRSELGNKLLTRMVKPDDLVVIYISSHGSPSQMDAIEHKNYVVTYDSDPDDLYSTSIDMQEILGIIKHRVASDRVLLILDACHSGGVDPNAKGMMRAGNFDASSLAEGSGKMVICSSEPEEQSWESKRYSNGVFTKHLLEGLRAKGTNTPLTDAFKQAQEKISDEVKQDHPGLTQTPVLRSKWTGRDLVLGVKPAQPEPLPPTVLADLEPDSLGRGGLMVPENQIAMVNPTKGVESSAPSAEKLKAIADAWDGKLSLAYLCKITKVPVYKTEKEMKDALQSAFAMKAANFNDPQYKIPVAIIRMQMGSIGAANRELQELLVDNPGCWQAYLARAYCFHKLNQSGEAQDFLRQSQFRNPTLPSTIEFAD; encoded by the coding sequence ATGTTGCAAGGTCGAAAAAACGCCGTTGCTTTGCTAGCAGTGTTTCTTCCCGGTGTTCTTTCCGTCGCTTCGGCGTCGAGTCTGGCAGCATCGCAGCCGGTTCGGACGCCCGAATCGCAGGCGGCGAGTAAAGGGGCAGCGGTTGCGCCGACAATTGTTCCTGCAGCCGCGCAGGTCGAGGCTGCGATTTCTGATACAACGCGGCCCGTACGTGATAAGTGGGCTGTTGTAGTAGGCTTGACGCAGTTTGCTAATGCCAAGATTCCGAAGCTGCGTTACGCCACAGAAGATGCAAAAGCGTTTTATCAATACCTGACGACTGAAGCTAATTTTTCACCTGACCATGTTCGCTTGTTGCTTAATGAAAAGGCGACTCAACGTCGCGTGCGTTCCGAATTGGGCAACAAGTTGTTGACTCGCATGGTTAAGCCTGACGATCTCGTGGTGATTTATATCTCCAGTCACGGAAGTCCATCACAAATGGATGCAATTGAGCACAAAAACTATGTCGTCACTTACGATTCAGATCCTGACGACCTGTATTCGACCAGTATAGATATGCAAGAAATTCTTGGCATTATCAAACATCGGGTCGCTTCAGATCGTGTTCTTTTGATTTTGGACGCCTGTCATAGTGGTGGTGTCGATCCCAACGCGAAAGGCATGATGCGCGCCGGAAACTTCGATGCCAGCTCTCTGGCGGAAGGTTCAGGCAAGATGGTCATTTGTTCGAGCGAGCCCGAAGAGCAATCATGGGAGTCGAAACGTTACTCCAATGGCGTTTTTACGAAACACCTTTTGGAGGGTCTGAGAGCTAAAGGTACGAATACGCCTTTGACCGATGCTTTTAAACAGGCACAGGAAAAGATTTCTGATGAAGTGAAGCAAGATCATCCCGGTTTAACGCAGACACCTGTTTTGCGCAGCAAGTGGACAGGAAGAGATCTTGTGCTGGGTGTTAAACCCGCGCAGCCTGAGCCGCTTCCTCCTACAGTGTTAGCCGATCTGGAGCCTGATAGTCTCGGGCGTGGCGGCTTGATGGTGCCTGAAAATCAAATTGCCATGGTCAATCCCACAAAAGGAGTTGAATCTTCTGCACCTTCTGCGGAGAAATTGAAAGCGATTGCTGATGCCTGGGATGGCAAATTGAGCCTTGCTTATTTGTGCAAAATTACAAAGGTTCCTGTATACAAAACCGAGAAAGAGATGAAGGATGCGCTTCAAAGTGCCTTTGCCATGAAGGCTGCCAATTTCAACGATCCGCAGTACAAAATTCCCGTAGCCATCATTCGAATGCAGATGGGTAGTATTGGGGCAGCCAATCGCGAATTACAGGAGTTGCTTGTTGACAATCCCGGTTGCTGGCAGGCATACCTCGCGCGTGCGTATTGCTTTCACAAGCTTAATCAGTCAGGCGAAGCGCAAGACTTTTTGCGGCAATCACAGTTTCGGAATCCAACTTTGCCTTCCACAATCGAGTTTGCAGACTGA
- a CDS encoding HAMP domain-containing histidine kinase, whose translation MEETRLQNQNISILLGENPTAGMRIIRAMLKEAIGEKAEIAEVDTFAAAEKALANERFDLLLLDMDLPDSHQLRSVEAIRAVTKAPLIVLGNTKDHTLALNILRAGAEDFLCKNSISACSLSRAISFAIERNSTRMGELERLQLLELREDFMLTLTHDLKNPLLGANRLIDLIAGGNTGISIEEQRSLLYQIKDSNESLLALVQSLYEVYKYERDLQQLHLEKTDLLAVVNHYLRSVRHLMEDKRIVTHVVNNAHNAVVLADSLSISRVVQNLIENAIKFSPIDGRVEINLRTEADHVTLHVADEGPGIEPQDLQKLFLRFYQGRPGRSYDYGMGLGLYLCRQIVEAHSGKIWCAPNEETGTVFTVSLPATVQPAGPGQ comes from the coding sequence ATGGAAGAAACACGTCTACAAAATCAAAATATATCTATTCTGCTTGGAGAAAATCCAACGGCAGGAATGCGAATCATCAGGGCGATGCTGAAGGAAGCGATTGGCGAGAAAGCTGAGATCGCCGAAGTTGATACCTTCGCAGCTGCAGAAAAAGCTCTGGCAAACGAAAGATTCGATCTTCTATTGCTGGATATGGACTTGCCTGACAGCCATCAGCTCAGGTCCGTTGAAGCTATCCGGGCTGTTACAAAAGCACCGCTAATAGTGCTGGGAAACACAAAAGACCACACTCTAGCGCTGAACATATTAAGAGCCGGCGCCGAAGACTTTCTGTGTAAAAACTCCATAAGCGCCTGCAGTTTATCGCGTGCAATCAGCTTTGCAATCGAAAGAAACAGCACTCGCATGGGAGAGTTGGAGCGATTGCAGCTGTTAGAGCTGCGCGAAGACTTTATGCTCACCTTGACGCATGATCTGAAGAATCCTCTTCTTGGTGCCAACAGACTGATCGATTTGATTGCCGGCGGAAACACAGGCATATCGATTGAGGAACAAAGAAGCCTTCTCTACCAGATTAAAGACAGTAACGAGAGTCTTCTCGCACTAGTTCAAAGTCTCTACGAAGTTTATAAATACGAAAGAGATCTCCAACAACTGCACCTCGAAAAGACCGATCTGCTGGCAGTCGTGAATCACTATCTACGCTCCGTACGACATCTCATGGAAGACAAACGCATCGTCACGCACGTAGTAAACAATGCTCATAATGCCGTGGTTTTAGCAGATTCACTATCCATCTCGAGAGTAGTGCAGAATCTGATTGAGAACGCCATAAAATTCTCACCAATCGACGGAAGAGTGGAAATCAACCTGAGAACTGAAGCTGACCACGTAACCTTACACGTTGCCGACGAAGGTCCTGGAATCGAACCTCAAGACCTGCAGAAATTATTCTTGCGCTTCTACCAGGGACGTCCAGGTCGCTCCTACGATTATGGAATGGGACTCGGTCTGTATCTTTGTCGGCAAATCGTAGAAGCCCACAGCGGCAAAATCTGGTGCGCGCCGAACGAAGAAACCGGGACAGTATTCACCGTCAGCCTACCCGCAACAGTACAGCCGGCAGGACCAGGTCAATGA
- a CDS encoding MFS transporter, with amino-acid sequence MADSDSVATPTWIETNVPQRMDRLPWSRWHWLVVIGLGVTWILDGLQVTLAGAIGAVLQKPQALGLTAVEVGMSASCYLSGAVLGALVFGYATDRFGRKKLFYITLSVYLAAAALTAFAWNFYSYAAFMWLAGSGIGGEYAAINSAIDELIPARVRGQVDLIINSTYWLGAMLGAGATVILLDDKIIPTWLGWRVSYAIGAVLGLGVLLIRHWVPESPRWLMVHGRNEEAEAIVSAIEQQVTAGGAALAEIEEKPLRIAIHTGTPWKQIFKTLLVDQRKRTFLGLVLMSSQAFFYNAIFFTYALVLNKFYNVPAETVSWYILPFALGNLLGPILLGHFFDAVGRKPMIIFTYGASGLLLAISAVLFQFDLLSSITQSVAWVAIFFIASSAASAAYLTVSELFPLEMRALAIAIFYAAGTLVGGVFAPSIFASLIATGSRYTLSLGYYSGAALMMFAAITEHFFGVAAERQSLESISPPLSSQE; translated from the coding sequence ATGGCTGATTCGGATTCTGTCGCCACGCCGACCTGGATAGAAACAAACGTTCCGCAGCGGATGGATCGTTTGCCCTGGAGCAGATGGCACTGGTTGGTAGTTATTGGCTTAGGTGTAACGTGGATACTTGATGGGCTGCAAGTGACGCTGGCAGGAGCTATTGGAGCAGTTTTGCAGAAGCCTCAGGCATTGGGGCTGACAGCAGTTGAAGTCGGTATGAGCGCTTCCTGTTATCTTTCAGGTGCTGTGCTTGGTGCTCTTGTTTTTGGTTATGCCACAGACAGATTTGGTCGAAAGAAGCTGTTCTATATAACGCTTTCTGTTTATCTTGCTGCTGCTGCGTTGACTGCTTTCGCCTGGAATTTTTACAGTTACGCTGCTTTTATGTGGCTGGCAGGTTCTGGAATTGGTGGCGAATACGCCGCTATCAACTCTGCAATTGATGAGTTGATTCCGGCCAGAGTCAGAGGGCAGGTTGATTTGATCATCAACTCTACATATTGGTTGGGTGCCATGCTTGGTGCCGGGGCAACAGTGATTCTGCTGGACGATAAAATCATTCCGACCTGGCTGGGGTGGAGAGTTTCGTACGCTATCGGTGCCGTTCTTGGTTTGGGTGTTCTGTTGATCCGGCACTGGGTGCCCGAGAGTCCGCGCTGGCTCATGGTGCATGGGCGTAATGAAGAGGCCGAGGCGATCGTTTCAGCAATCGAGCAGCAGGTCACCGCAGGCGGTGCGGCACTGGCGGAGATCGAGGAGAAGCCTTTACGCATTGCAATTCACACAGGTACACCCTGGAAACAGATTTTCAAGACTTTGCTGGTTGATCAGCGTAAGCGAACTTTTCTAGGATTAGTATTGATGAGTTCGCAGGCGTTTTTCTATAACGCGATATTTTTTACTTACGCTCTGGTTTTGAATAAGTTTTACAATGTTCCGGCTGAGACAGTCAGTTGGTACATTCTTCCTTTTGCGCTAGGCAATCTGCTTGGACCGATATTACTCGGGCACTTTTTCGATGCCGTCGGCCGGAAACCGATGATCATTTTTACTTACGGTGCCTCTGGGTTGCTTCTTGCGATCAGTGCCGTTTTATTTCAGTTCGACCTTTTATCATCAATTACGCAATCGGTCGCCTGGGTCGCTATATTTTTCATCGCATCGTCTGCAGCCAGTGCCGCATACTTGACCGTGAGCGAGTTGTTTCCGCTTGAGATGAGAGCTCTGGCAATTGCCATATTTTATGCGGCAGGAACGCTTGTCGGTGGAGTTTTTGCGCCGTCTATTTTTGCAAGTTTAATTGCCACTGGTTCGCGCTACACTCTATCGCTTGGCTATTACTCCGGAGCTGCTTTGATGATGTTCGCTGCTATAACCGAGCATTTCTTCGGTGTTGCTGCGGAGCGCCAATCGCTAGAATCGATTTCACCCCCGCTTTCCAGCCAGGAATAG
- a CDS encoding M48 family peptidase, producing MDSSFDGPVLAKMMAKNLEELRLPEITDSMLRYSRIRYALVFFSVFYLLSVLFLIMQLNIASRLRDYSIRANRNQLIQVAIFSVLLTLTVTLLTLPLSVGSGYYLEHAFNLSQQSLSDFLVDKAKGTAVSAVINCIVLTIFFSVVRRFRVHWPFVLWLITIPVIALAIFAEPIVIDPIFNKFTPMADGSLKSKIRALSIKANIPNAVILVADKSKQTNKMNAYVTGIGGSSRIVLWDSTIKGLPEDQVLSVVGHEIGHYVLNHIYWGFAMSVLAALVIVPFGYFGANRFISMLPKRWGVGGLTDYAVAPVLMMLSLSIGFISMPLVNYVSRYQEHQADKYGLMLTENRLAMANLFVAFAEKNLSEPDPPALIKFFLFTHPTLKERIEFAAGRKVF from the coding sequence GTGGATAGCTCTTTTGATGGTCCTGTTTTGGCAAAGATGATGGCAAAGAATCTCGAAGAACTGCGATTGCCTGAGATCACTGATTCGATGCTGCGATATTCGCGTATACGTTATGCGCTGGTTTTTTTCTCTGTGTTTTATTTGCTATCAGTTTTATTTTTGATTATGCAGTTGAACATTGCTTCGCGCTTGCGTGATTATTCAATTCGAGCTAATCGAAATCAGCTGATTCAGGTTGCAATATTTAGTGTCCTGTTGACGCTGACAGTTACTTTGTTGACACTTCCGTTGTCTGTTGGCAGCGGATATTACCTTGAGCATGCCTTTAATTTATCGCAGCAATCGCTCAGTGACTTCCTTGTGGACAAGGCGAAGGGAACAGCAGTTTCTGCGGTGATTAATTGTATTGTTCTGACTATTTTCTTCTCTGTCGTCAGACGTTTTCGCGTTCACTGGCCATTTGTTCTATGGTTGATTACAATTCCTGTGATAGCGTTAGCAATCTTTGCCGAGCCGATCGTCATTGACCCTATATTCAACAAATTTACGCCTATGGCTGATGGCAGTCTGAAATCTAAGATCAGAGCCCTTTCCATCAAAGCAAATATTCCTAATGCAGTAATTCTTGTTGCAGACAAAAGTAAGCAAACTAATAAAATGAACGCTTATGTAACTGGCATTGGGGGGTCATCACGGATTGTACTTTGGGACAGCACGATCAAGGGCTTGCCTGAGGATCAGGTACTTTCCGTGGTGGGACACGAGATCGGGCACTACGTGCTCAATCATATCTACTGGGGTTTTGCCATGTCGGTGTTGGCAGCTCTGGTTATTGTGCCCTTCGGATATTTCGGCGCTAACCGGTTCATCAGTATGTTGCCAAAGCGCTGGGGTGTAGGTGGTTTGACTGACTATGCCGTCGCCCCGGTGTTGATGATGCTGAGCTTATCGATTGGATTTATTAGCATGCCGTTAGTCAATTATGTTTCTCGCTATCAGGAGCATCAGGCAGATAAGTATGGACTGATGTTGACTGAGAATCGTTTAGCGATGGCGAATTTGTTTGTCGCGTTTGCGGAGAAAAATTTGAGCGAGCCCGATCCGCCTGCGCTGATCAAGTTTTTTCTATTTACTCATCCAACATTGAAAGAAAGAATTGAATTTGCCGCCGGACGAAAGGTTTTTTGA
- a CDS encoding thioredoxin translates to MSLDSVVDLPPAPASNDMPLNKQVGKEMSSPTKTSNPIDVDCEKNPSSEKCLPKFQIVENLPLLQRIEDRQKHLAPLTDEILKSREKAHHNEALRAAGKIPEGAPVDVAPTINRPAPEKAPQVYDAGGLDVARQRARDEGKNLVIEVYGEHCTYCKQQDATMEDREVKAMLQNAIVVKINGDQNRDLVQQFGVTGYPTTEIYKPGQSEPLRYSGAMRKRDFLNALR, encoded by the coding sequence ATGAGTCTTGACAGCGTGGTTGATCTGCCACCAGCTCCCGCAAGCAATGACATGCCACTGAACAAGCAAGTCGGCAAGGAGATGAGCTCACCAACAAAAACCTCAAATCCGATCGATGTGGATTGTGAGAAAAATCCTTCCAGTGAAAAATGCTTACCAAAGTTCCAGATCGTGGAAAATCTGCCATTGCTTCAAAGAATCGAAGACAGGCAGAAACACCTGGCTCCCCTCACCGACGAGATTCTGAAGAGCAGAGAGAAAGCCCATCATAACGAAGCTTTGAGAGCGGCAGGAAAAATCCCAGAAGGAGCTCCTGTCGATGTGGCACCAACTATCAATCGCCCAGCACCAGAGAAAGCACCTCAGGTCTACGATGCCGGTGGCCTGGATGTGGCGCGCCAACGTGCTCGTGACGAAGGCAAGAATCTGGTCATCGAAGTATATGGGGAACACTGCACATACTGCAAACAACAAGATGCAACCATGGAAGACAGAGAAGTTAAAGCAATGCTCCAGAATGCAATTGTTGTGAAGATCAACGGAGATCAAAACCGAGATTTAGTACAACAATTTGGAGTGACAGGCTATCCAACTACCGAAATCTACAAACCAGGACAGAGCGAACCACTCCGCTATAGCGGAGCGATGAGAAAGAGAGATTTCCTGAATGCATTGAGATAG
- a CDS encoding response regulator transcription factor, with protein MAKVLLVEDDRNLLNTITTWLKMESYLVETAENGEDAVDLLRAYSYDVIVLDIELPRLSGLEVCKQYRAMGGSAAVLMLTNKSTIVDKETGFGVGADDYLTKPFHLKELSARLKALLRRSQTLLPDVLKAGTLELDPRSRKLSREGVEIHLPKMEFALLEFFMRYPGQVFSGEALLERVWTSESERSSDTIRSCIKKLRNKIDIDGEPSLIKNVHGVGYKFEAN; from the coding sequence ATGGCGAAAGTTTTACTAGTCGAAGACGATCGAAATCTTCTAAATACGATTACTACCTGGCTGAAGATGGAGTCTTATCTCGTCGAAACAGCAGAGAACGGCGAAGACGCTGTCGACTTACTGCGCGCCTATTCATACGATGTGATAGTTCTGGATATAGAATTGCCGAGATTGAGCGGCCTGGAAGTTTGCAAGCAATATCGAGCCATGGGCGGTTCGGCGGCGGTACTGATGCTGACAAACAAATCAACTATTGTCGACAAAGAAACCGGTTTTGGCGTGGGCGCCGACGATTATCTAACTAAGCCCTTTCACCTGAAAGAACTTTCGGCAAGGTTGAAGGCTTTGTTGCGTCGCTCACAGACACTGCTCCCCGATGTTCTGAAAGCAGGCACTCTCGAACTCGATCCACGTTCGCGCAAATTAAGCCGTGAAGGCGTCGAAATTCATCTGCCGAAGATGGAATTTGCCTTACTGGAATTTTTCATGCGCTACCCCGGACAAGTATTCAGCGGAGAAGCCTTACTCGAGCGTGTCTGGACATCGGAATCAGAACGTTCTTCTGACACCATACGCAGTTGCATCAAGAAACTCCGTAACAAAATAGACATCGACGGCGAGCCCTCGCTGATCAAGAATGTTCATGGTGTCGGATATAAATTCGAAGCCAACTGA